The following is a genomic window from Microtus pennsylvanicus isolate mMicPen1 chromosome 3, mMicPen1.hap1, whole genome shotgun sequence.
gaaattttacatttttaagaataaaCTTTATATGTAACAGAACATATAACTGTTGGGTTAATACAATGCCTATAAAAAGATATTCACAATAGAAATATTCCTGTTTCAATAGAAGTTTCTTCCTGTGTCTGTTCTCCATTTGTGTGACTCTTTTTTTAAGATGGAAAATGGGCTCACATCCTATTACATGGTAAGCAACTGTTTTACTTCTGAGCTCTAGCCCGTTAGATTCTCTTACTCTCAGTTGTGTAAGATCACCTTGACTTCTgtgagttttttttgtttatttgtttgtttatttgttttttttttgagacagagtatctctgtgtagctttggatgtcctggaactagctcttgtaaagaagactggccttgaactcacagagatgcacctgcttctgcctcccaagggctggtcTTAAAGGGATGTGCCCAATGCCTGGCATTTATAACATGTTTATATTCAACTATGCTGGAGTTTCAATTATAACCTACTATGCCTGGTAACTatcacctttaaaaatatttaattatttatttagcatgtatgtgtatgtgcctgtacgtgtctgtgtgcacgtgtgtctgcTATGGCTTTCACATAGAGGTCAGAAAGATAACCATTCTTATCTTGATAAATCTGTTATGGAAGAAAGTAATCCTTCCAttgattgttatttatttatttacttatttatttacctttttacaTAACTGCAAAGGAAACTGTTGTGAAAATTCATGTATGGATTTTATAAGcagatgttttaatttttcttgtgaAAGCTGAACACCATATGATGTCATTCAGCTGGAATCTCAGAGGAGCTTGACTTCATAGGAACTGAACTTAGCATGGTGTTTACCTGACACAAGGTGTGGGGTAAGGTGGGAAGATATTATCCAATGATTCCTAAGTCACAGTTAGATAAGAGCAAAAATTTTGGTGCTCAGTTGCAAAGTAGGATTATTGCAGACAACAGTAACTAATCtacaaaagaaattctaaaagaattttccaaaataaatggTAAACATTTGAGCCTCTAAACAACATTAAACTTTATTGAAGCATGCATAATGTCGAGTTGGTGGGGCTATTTGTGCTGTGCACCAGTTCAACCTAATTAAGTCTgataacagaaggaaagaaggaaaggaatgggGAGGTCTCTGCAAAATTGATTAAGAGGAGAAACCCTCCAAGGTGGTTGGGTACAGTTGTACAGTGATTAAGTacacagaaaacaagcaagcaagtaaCTAAACACATGAAAAACCCAACAACCAAAACTATCAACAAGGCCATGGGAAACACTGGAAATTAAGGAAATGAACACAAAAATTTGactcattaaaaaaatgtatctaaAGAGAACAAAGCTAGGAGTCAGAAACTTAATGCTATATTTTGTCTGCCTTCTAGAATATGTGTAAGAATATATTATCTTGGGGGAAGTTTCAAAACAGAATATATTATCTTATGAAGAATTCTTATCATCAACAAATAGGCTTCTTTCAGCAGCTgatgaaaacaatacaaagacttACAGGcgaacattaggtggagcttgggaACCCTGAGTAAGAGTGGGAGAAAGAACTATATGAGTCAGAAAAGTTAAGGACAAAAACctattaccattgttcttgagggagcctaggcagtttggatgctcaccttactagatctggatggaggtgggtggttcttggacttctcacaggacagggaaccctgattgctctttgggctgacaagggagggggacttgaccgggggatggggagggaaatgggaggcggtggcggggaggaggcagaaatctttaataaataattaaaaaaaaagaaaagttaagcaCACCAGAAAAATGGCCTACAGGATGTCCCCAGTAATCTCTGAaattataattagtgatcctagagaagctaaataagaaggagaacccaaagaaaaacatataggcatcctcctgaatattaaccttcatcagactgagtcctcttccaagaattctcctcttctcattgccccaactctacttcctgcctggtcgccctgcctatacttcctgcctggctactggccaaccagcattttattaaacaagtataagATACAAATGTTTAcaggtaaaaccattgtcccacagcagagacagtccttcagggttcctgcttcatgaaaatgtcttccagacattctgcatgacacagaagaaagtgactgacaagctgccaatatatatagaactgtctttgaaatttcctgcttcatggaaaagtctgtcagatactatgggcctgtaggctgaagactggatgctttaatggtacagagaaactttgagtgactgtccaggcagcaagatgtctctgtcaattctagagtattgaaagttgcttacaataaaTGAGCAGCCCCCCCATAACACTGTCCCATGTggtttttatatatattctaatttgtACCTCAGTGATACAGAAACTTAATAGTCAACACAGCAAATGACGTGAAAGTTCACAGGAAgacaaaatattgaaaataaaacccCATAATGAGAGGCAATGTTGACATATACACCAATATGCAATggattattaaaataatagttaCCAATCTGCTTGCAGTATCATCTTCTTTTCATTAAGAAATTTTGTTAACAatattatttctgtcattttagaCAACACTGAAAGATttttcaaataacaaaaaatagGGATTTCATCTGAACATAAGACTATATATCTTTTCACAATGACCAAAATCAAAAATCATTTTGAGTAGTATCATGTTCTAGCATCTAAACTTTATATGCTCAATCACTTCTTATATTCAAGACTCtgaacatacattttttaaaaatttataaatatgtgaATACCACAAAGAGATTTGTTCTGAGAGGTACTGGTATAATTATGTAAAGTATCCATTTGAGGTTTTGGTGactgttatattttttaaaaatctcaaggATGACTATTAAAACTAtcatcattttcctcatttttataaTAGGTTTTATTGCCATTACTATCATCATTggcattattattaaaaatagaacatgGAATCATTAAgccttaagatttttttattttatatacttcttGGTTATTGGAATGTAGGTTCAAAGATAGCATAAATGAAAATTGTGGAAGTGTTACATAGGAAAGCATcattgtatataaaaataaaacaaagtaaagctAGAAATctcatacacaggcaaaacaaatAGCCATTTCTAATATGACAACAATTGAGTTCAGGAGTCTACCATATTACCCTGTTAAGAATTTTCTTGATGGCTGACTTGACATCCTTATTTCCCAGGCTGTAGATCAATGGGTTCAGCATGGGAACAACAGTAGTAGAAAACACGGATGACATTTTCCCTTGGTCCCTGAAGCTGACTGATGATGGTTGTAAGTACATGAATGCAGCAGAACCAAAGTAgaacaatttaattaaaaagtagaTCCTGGTAAGATACATTTACCATTGGTTTTGTCATTATTAATGATAGATTATGAAGCAAATTTTTTGTTTAGCACATAAAACTGTGTTTAGTCATTCATCTAAAGTTTGtactttatctttctctattcacATGTTCTCCTCCCTCATTGCGTGGTCCCTAAGTTATGGAGAGTTTTCACTAAAGCTGTTGAATTTATCCTGTACAAATGATAATTatgtttcataaataaaaataaaaaacaatttaccATAATTATATACATTTAGAGAATATGTAAGACTACTCAGAGATTGAGTAATCTTGATTAACCATTTCCCAAGAACTTATATTTCAATTGTCATGAAAAATATCTAATATAAATTTACACATCATACAGAATTTATtacaaaattttcagaaaattgtaataaatacatctatgatgataatgataaaacAATATTGTTTGGCTGTGAATGGGGACTGATAAAATTTTGATAAAAAATAGCAGAAagcattttatatgtataaagtCCCTAATCACTGAAATGTTTTAATCtctaggaagagaggaaggtggtTTATGGAATGCCTAGAATGACTGAGCAGGGCTACAGGAGTAGAGCTGTATGGTGCTTAGTCTAGAAAGAGGACTCTGAAGGATTTTCAATGGAACGGTAAATTTGGAAGGATAAGAAGAAATGAGCTGTGTTcttgaaatattaattttatatgaaCACATCAAAACACACTAAAACTTTCAAATGATTTATTAAAAGGTGCAGTGAAAAATGAGGAAAGTAATAAGAACTTGTCATGAAGTTGTTTACTGTGTTACAGTTTATGACAGGGTTTGCACACAATATATTTGTGAAACCTGAAGAATTGTTTGAAAGTAGCTTACTCATAATATCTAtatcacataataaaaataagagttgCTGGGATATTTTATAAATCACCTTACATGAAATAACTATAGCCACTGAAATATATTGTGTAACAACAAAATTCAATTCAAGCATGAAAAATGCCTGGGAGAAAGCTTTCCAAACACACAAGTAATATTTTTGGCTAGCATTTGGAAATTTCTTTAATGCCTGAAATGTAGAGTTCATGGTGGTTGTCCCACATTCTGAGGTTGAGAGATACTAGTTGCTCACCTTTCTACTTGGAGACTTCCATCCCAGTGACATTTAGACTAAGTTTTCTTAAATGAAACACCTCTTCGTGTCATTAGTGTAATTCGAAATAAAATCTGCCTCATTGTTATTTATGGGATCAGAACATAAATCATATGTCCTGAGTAGTCCACAGTCATATTATAAATCCAGAGTCACAAGTCCCTGGTATCCTCCTAAGGCACTTACAGAAATGATGATATTTTCACAGAGATTTTAGATACATAGGAGATGTCATAAAAGTTTATAGAAGGAAACTCTTCAAGAATTTACTTCCACTGGGAATAAGATGCTCAGGGGAAAATCAATTAAGATTTCCTGTATAATGCTCTGTTTGATACTTTTTTCTTGCCTCCCTTGAGTATAATTCTCTGTGTTTGGAAATAGTATCGACCTTTGCATTTGGGGCTAGAAACTGAGGTCCAATGATATGCATGTAAGGTGCCTCCCTGGCAACATCCCATCTTAAAATACTCTCTAAAATATATGATGAcatttttcactgtttttttattctttttaattaacgTTTGGGGAATAATAATGATTTGTTATTATAatcaaaagttatttttatgtttcattatTGTTTCAAGGGTAATACATAGTTTCCTGGAAGAGTTGGAGAAATTCTAGTTTGTTTTAGGATCTTTGACAATGAATAGAGATTGCAGgagtataaacaaataaatactgaaactggtctatttaaaatatatgtttgtagAATGATTTTTCATAAGAGTACAGGAGGATAATTCTAGTAGCACTATATGCAAATAGGAGGAAAGAATCCATAAAATTATAAGGAATGGGCAATGGtaattgccttttattttatgtataagttACAGATAATATGTGGAAACTTCTAAACTAACACATCTGGTACTAATCCAAATGCTAATGTATTATATTAATGATTTTTGGCTTACAACAGACACTTGCATGTGCTTTGTATAatgataattatatatgtatgtctataaaAGCTTTGTTTATTGGTTGCTTTTAACTTATGTGACTAGTATCAAAGGTATTACATTTCTCCATCACTTTCAAGGTATAACACAGAGTTAAATACTGAATAATCAGTAATCCCAACTCAAAGTCTGAGGGGAAGAGGAGTCTATTATTCAAAGGGAAGCTATCAGGCATTTTAACAAATCTTACTGTAATAAAATTGGTCAGAGCCTGGACCATGACAACCGCAATAAGCCACTTTCAGACATTTATTCTTGATAAACCaagtaaacaaagaagaaatgagaagtaGAAAAGGCAAAATATACTAAGTAAATgtggaacatggggaccttgggagaggataggaggggactggagaggtaggtATGAgagcatagaaaaatatatagctcaataaaaacaataaaaaagtatgtTTTTGAACCCAGTTAGGAATTCTACTCTGATGAGGATAAAACTGTATTGTACTTTATATCTGTATGGGACATGTTAGGTTTGAAATACATTAACTTTGTATGTTCTGTTCTCAAATAGTGGCTCATGATATATGATTCTTCTGAATCACATGGCCATTAGCcagaaataaattgaaagaacCAGAGATAGTCCCTGAGTTGAGAAGCATTGCCTGAGAATGGTAAGCCATACCTCTGCCCTTATTCTTGTTGCATATTTTTCTCTCTATGCAGTAGTTCTCTTTGAGGGTATTTAGCATCTCTTGTTTGGGGCAGAATTCtaatacttaaatattttatagctATTAGCTTTTAAATATACCATGGATAGTTCAAACATGTATTTTATCATAATAATTGTATATTTAAGGCATAAATAAATACTTGGTAACAAAATGAATAGTTTTATTCTATTCAGTCCCAATGAATATGAAAAAAGATGGATGTGATTTTGTGCCTATAgcaagaaaattagaaattacATATACATGAACCTTGCAAGCAGATCCAAGAGGCAAAATGAAGCATTCATATTTACACAGGTTTTacactaacatacacacatatcacataggatatatgtgcatatatgaattGGTAAACATATATGGTAACTTCCTATAGTAAGaaaatcaggggctggagggatggctcagcagttaagagcactgactgctcttccagaggaccagagttcaattcccagcacccacatggcagctcagaactgtctaaaaatgcagttccacgagatctgacaccttcacaccaatgaacgtagttaaataaatcattaaaaaaataaataaataaaattaaaaaaaagaaaatcagttgtGAAGATATGTCTATAAATGAAAAGTTACCTAATTCTGAAGATTATTTCTACAGGACATGGTAAACTGATATAGCATCGACACCTCCATGTTCTGTGTTTTAAGCAGATCACAAACTTCGCAATATTTTGCACCTGTAATCAGACAGATAATGCCTCAGATGCTGTATAAACAGGTTCAAAAGCTCATGCAGGATAAATCTGCTGCCAGGATTCTTCACAGAATAAGAGATTGGACAGATAAACCCTTACTTAAGGATGTCTAGGCTTGTTTCTATGTttcttttgttgaatatttttactaattatttgaaaattttaagcaAAGTGTTTTGATCACTGTCCTCCCATTATCTTTTCCCAGATCATCCTCCCCACTCCTTACTAACACAACTTGGTGTCctcattgaaaaacaaaacaaagtatggAATTCCAATTGTACTGCCTATATAGTTTTAGGTTTGTGGCCATTCACTGGAACATGTTAGACATACTGGGACCACAGTCTTAAGGAAAACTAGCTCTCCCACTCCCAGCAGCTATCAATAGCTCCCGAGGCAGTGATGGGACTTGGTACCACCTGTACTCTTCATGCTGTGGTTTGTCTCCTTGAGCTTGGGCAGGTATTTTGCCTGATGTCACATTGGCTGCGTTCATGCGTGCAGCTGTCCTGTTGTGTCTAGCAGCCACTATAGTCCTCCAGCACTAGCCCTTGTGTTACTCCACCTGTTCTTATGCAGTGCTTCTCAGGGAGAGGCAGGCGTGATAGGAGGAGGAACCTCTCAAGGCATAGAGACAAAACACGGTGTTGATAtatataaaggaagaaagagaataatGGAACAAAACCATTTTAATAGGATGGGAGACAGGAGTTTATGAAAAAGGAGGGAAAATAGGAAGAGATAAGGccaaagactttctgaacagtgTAATTTGAAAAACCTCTACTGCAGAAGATCCCTAAAGTGTAAGCATATACATATAAGCTTATTTTCTTAATACAACTTTTTCAAGGCATTAATTCccagagaaatcagaaaaaagaaacaatgttttttatctgaaatgggacaaaaaaataaaaaaggaaataactgGCTTACAGGAATTGAGAAGTTGTCCTTGAAAGAGATCAGAAAATGCAGGACATTTTGAGAAGGATAAAGATGTTCATGAGAATTTCTCTTCATACAACTTCTTTAGAGCAAGTTTGACATCTTTATTTCTCAGGCTGTAGATCACAGGGTTCATCATGGGAACAATAATAGTATAAAAGACAGAGGACACTTTCCCTTGGTCCATGGAGCTGACTGATGATGGTTGTAAGTACATGAATGCAAGGGAACCAAAGAAGACAGCGACAGCTGATATGTGTGAGCTGCAAGTGCTGATGGCTTTGGACCTGCCTTCTGTGGATTTAATACGAAGAATGCTAGCAATGATGACGATGTAAGAGGTCAGGATAGTTAGAGTTGGAACAAAGATGTTAAAACCACTGAAGCAAATGACAACTACTTCATTAATAAAAGTATCAGAACAAGAGAGCTCCAAGAGTGGATAAAGATCACAGAAGTAATAGTTTATTACATTGGCTTCACAGAAATGTACTCTTAGCATGCAGAGTGTGTGAGTTGTGGCACCAATCAAACCCATACTATACACCTCAAATATCATCCATGAACAGACTTGATAGGACATTGTAACATTGTAAAGCAATGGGTTACAGATGGCAACATAGCGGTCATATGCCATTGCAGCCAACATGTGACACTCTGCAATAACAAATACAATGAAGGAGTAGAGCTGAGTCATGCATTCAGGGTAGGAGATGATGTTCTTCACTGTTACAAAGTTCACCAGCATTTTGGGGGTAACAACAGTAGAATGGCAGAAGTCAATGAAAGACAGactgctgaggaagaagtacatgggtgtgtgcaggtgagaACTGAATTGTATGAGGGTGATCATGCCCAGATTCCCCACCACTGTGACCACATAGATTcctaggaagaggaagaagagaggcagctgAAGCTCTGGTTTGTCTGTTAACCCACCAAGAATGAAGTCAGTCACTCTGGAAAGATTTGCTTGTAACATTTTCTTCTGGGAGTTCTatgtagaaagagaaggaaaaatgagCTAAGTATCTATTATATTATCACAAAATGATGTGTGAAAAAGAGTTCAAGTTTACATTTTGCCAAGCATCTTTAATTTTTGGACAACTACTTCTACGTGTTAACCATTAGGACTTAGCAACAAATGACACTTGCAATTAAATATAAGATGCCTCTGTCCCTGTTTGTGCTTTCTTCCATGAAAATGGTAGTATTCAGTCCATGGATAACCAAGGAGAGATCTGATGCATTCATTTGAGTTTGCTAAAAacttttcttgatttatttgtatttatctcTATGACCCTACAgagaaaaacttatttttatgttacATTAATAGAAGCAtccacacaaagagaaaaaaccACCAGGTACATACACAACccttgtcacaaaaaaaaaaaaaagatcgtGACCTAAAGGCTTTCTCTATAAGGTTATGAACAGTGTAAGTTttactctctctctgccttcctctctccctccctcccttcctccctcccttcctcccccctcccttcattcctctatccctctgccctctctctgttTAACCAACATTATAGTTgaagttaaatttaaaacaatcaggcaagaacacaaaaacagaaagcatctgaattggaaaacaaataataaaactacctttatgtgtatatgaattAATTTTGTATAGATAAAATTCTAAGAAATCTATAAGAAAGAAGCATAGCAGTTTATTTTACAGGTCATAATGGAAGTGAGATCTGAGATCATCACAAAAATTCAGCCATCAGAAAAATCCATTGAAAATAGCTCGAATGTCAAAACACTTAGAACAAGCTAAAGAAATATAAGGCATTGCACTTTAAACCTTGTCAAAAGGATAAATCAATACATACATGGAGAGACATCCCATCTTCATGAATCACAAGACTGAACATTGTGAAATGGCAATACTTTCTGAATTAGTCTAAAGATTCAGTGTAATCCTATAGAAAATACAAGATATTTCTATTACCAATAATGACATGCTGATCATATAAATTCTCCACTAAATATAAGGGTCTGCGAATAATCAGAGCAAAACAAAGGAGAAGAATAAACGTTGAAGTTTCAAGTTTCCCCAGTTGAAAGTATACTGCAACCATTTATAATGCTACATACAGCTGTGCCAAGAGATATAAGGAAATTGGCAATATGCAATGAAAAGACCTCTAAAGATTATTATAGttacatatttaatattaattcaGTGTAGGTTCAATGGTTTTGTAATACATGGGCAATTAGATGAAGTAGCATATTTAGTACTAAATATGCaactttttattatgaaaaagttaatgaaaaatagattctatttgtaaatattttatctaaaaataacattttaaacaattGCCATTCTAGAATTGTATGACCATAAAACTGGCGTTAGATTCTTGGATAAGATGTTACTATCAGAGGCTACAgcaatttataaataaacaagcaaaaagacaaatataaaataattagatataattaaaaatagaaaaattgtcACTTTAAGGATACCATAGATAGATGAAAAATTGCATACAATGGGAAACACATCTCAAGGTAGAACTTTGTTAGACAGAAAGAACTTTTATATCAGAATGTCAgagagaacaaataatccagtaacaCAATACCAGATGATTTGAATTATGATCTTTCTAATGGAGATAGATAAATCCCCAATAAActcttgaaaatatatatacCACAACTAATCATTaaggactttttttctttttagtttttccagacagggtttctctgtgtaacaaccccaGTTGTCTTGGAATTAgcttttgtagcccagactggcctcaaactcacagagatcttccaaCCCCTGCCTTGCAAGTgatgggattaatggcgtgcgccaccaccacttgacTTTCATTAAGGACATTTTAATAGAATAATCAGAGAGACAAAATTCCACATTCATTGGAGGAGTTAAGATAAAATTGTAAGTGCTCAAAAAGATGGGAAGAATCACAGCCTCATATTTCTGGTGAGCTTATAAAATGGTACAGAAATTTCAGAAAAAGTTTGAGAACACTTCAAAATGTAAAGTATAGAGTTACGACCAACCCAAAGAATTTCATTGCTTGACACACATCtatatgaatttaaaaaacaCCGACATAAAAAGTAATACCAAAGTGTCTGGAGGAACATTACTTAATAGACAACAATATATGGAAGGTCTTATTGTCAGTACTTATTTTGTTCTGTCTCTCCGGCCTATCTCTTACAGAGAAAAATCATCGTCATGAATGATTCACGCTGTACTTTTATATAAAAGCTTAAGAACTTCTAGTTAACATTAAAGTTAACTGGTCTTGTTAACTTGAAATCAAACTCAGAAGTGATagcatataattttatatgaagtctgttttgttttagcaaGTTTTCTAGTTTTGTCTCTATTCAATATAAGGATGACTGCCTAAACCTGAGCTGAACAAGACAAACAATAGACGTGCTAATGTGGAGGGAGCAATGACCATGAGGCTTTGACACTATGCAAAGAACTACTATGGACACCCAAAGAATGCTAGGGTGGGAGAACTTACTttctccagggaagaacacatCGACTGGTatgatgatataattatattataaaatgttataattataaaataatatgtttatatcataaaattattatattgcAAAACATTTAATTATGAAATGCATTGGTTccagaaatgtaaaaatatataattaggaaTGTATTATAGTTATAATgctatataattataaatattatatatattataatctcaaaaaataaaaagtaaaaaaaagataatgaactTTAATGTAGAATCATTATTCCATGTCTTCTGAAATTCCAGTGTTGGAAATTACCACCAAGGATTAAAGTTGGATTTCAAAAACATCAGAAACTGCTGAAAGCCTACAAacatttggaaattaaaaaaaaaaaactctactaaATCACCACTGGagcaaggaaaaaataatgaaattaaaaactttcaATAGTTCaatggaaatgaatgaacagcatACCCCGACTTATGGGACCCAATGAAAGCTGTCCTAATAGTAAAGTACATAGAGCTACTGACTACAGAAAGAATCTGGAGAGCCCTCATACTAGTGaattaatagcacacctgaaagatcaggaggaagaagcaaacaCACCGAAGAGgagtagaaggcaggaaataatcaacctgagaagtaaaatgaataaaataaaaacaaagaaaacaacacaaagaatcaatgaaacaaagaattggttctatgagaaaatcagcaagattgaCAACCCCTTAGTCAAACCaactaaaaggcagaaagagaatgacaaaatcaacaaaatcagaattgaaaagggggacaaaacaacagacactgaggataTTCAGGGAACTGTTAggtcatacttaaaaaaaaaactatattccataaaattgaaaaaaatcatcaattaaaaattgggttgtgaggataggcaacctgaaatgaccctatcctatagcaatactgacgaatatcttgcataccaccatagaaccttcatctggtatggatggagatggagacagggacccacactggagcactggtctgagctcccaaggtcccaatgaggagcggaaggagggagaagatgagcaaggaagtcaggaccacgaggggtgcacccacccactgagacaagggggctgatctagtgggagctcaccaaggccagctggactgtgactgaaaaagcatgggataaaaccgggctctctgaacatggcgaacaatgagggctgatgagaagccaaggacattggcacggggctttgaccctacttcatgttctggctttgtgggagcctagccagtctggttgttcaccttcctagacatggacggagtggggcggaccttggtgtttccacagggcagggaaacctgactgctctatggactggagagggagggggagaggagtttgggggagggggagaagggtgggaggagggggagggaaaggggaggctgggaggaagcggatacttttttccttttctcaataaaaaaaaaaattcggttgtgggagccaggcagtggtggcacacacctttaatcccagcactagggaggcagaggcaggcggatctctgggagttcgaggccaggctggtctaagagctagttcctggacgggcaccaaagctacagagaaaccctgtctcgaaaagaaaaaaaaaagattgggttGTGGGAACTTTGAAAGACAAGAGTTTTAGATCAATTGATTAATAATGTCATGTAAGCGAGCTTGCTTTTATCTGTGCTAAAATTCTATGATCTATATCAattttggggaggaaagagtttatttcagcttatatttCTAGGCCATAGTCCACTATTGAGGAATTTAGGGCAGCAACTCAAGCAGGAACGGAAGCAAAAACTATGGAAGAGTGCTGTACACTGGCTTGTTTTCTGATTAATGCTCAAACAACTTCCTTATATAACTCTGGGTTACTCCCTAGTGGTTGTGCTCTCCAAGGTGGACTGGATTTAATTCTCTAGCAAAGAATCTCTCAAACCTTGTGACAGGTCATTTGTCCATG
Proteins encoded in this region:
- the LOC142847110 gene encoding olfactory receptor 8G50-like; amino-acid sequence: MLQANLSRVTDFILGGLTDKPELQLPLFFLFLGIYVVTVVGNLGMITLIQFSSHLHTPMYFFLSSLSFIDFCHSTVVTPKMLVNFVTVKNIISYPECMTQLYSFIVFVIAECHMLAAMAYDRYVAICNPLLYNVTMSYQVCSWMIFEVYSMGLIGATTHTLCMLRVHFCEANVINYYFCDLYPLLELSCSDTFINEVVVICFSGFNIFVPTLTILTSYIVIIASILRIKSTEGRSKAISTCSSHISAVAVFFGSLAFMYLQPSSVSSMDQGKVSSVFYTIIVPMMNPVIYSLRNKDVKLALKKLYEEKFS